A region of Silurus meridionalis isolate SWU-2019-XX chromosome 15, ASM1480568v1, whole genome shotgun sequence DNA encodes the following proteins:
- the rnf165a gene encoding E3 ubiquitin-protein ligase RNF165 isoform X1, with amino-acid sequence MVLVHVGYLVLPVFGSVRSRGTHFSRNQHSHATSCRHFHLATPLSTEFPPTGLAAPQYQEVPPTFLPQALQQQYLIQQQLLQRRRTQDRVPINTHRLRPGYDYSPPMHIPQPMTQQPRYLAEGTDWDLSVDAGLSHQYSLQQIPQPYQHYIASPRMHHFPRNTSSTQVVVHEVRNYPYPQLHLLALQSLSPSRHASAVRESYEELLQLEDRLGSVSRGAIQTTIERFTFPHKYKKRKPLEMKLYDDEEESDVDEKCTICLSMLEDGEDVRRLPCMHLFHQVCVDQWLATSRKCPICRVDIQTQLTPES; translated from the exons ATGGTGTTAGTTCATGTCGGATATCTGGTTCTTCCCGTGTTTGGTTCAGTAAGAAGCAGAG GTACTCATTTCAGCAGGAACCAACACAGCCATGCTACGTCCTGCCGACATTTCCACCTGGCCACACCACTTTCTACTGAGTTCCCGCCAACTGGCCTTGCGGCCCCACAATACCAGGAAGTCCCACCCACTTTCCTACCTCAGGCCTTACAGCAGCAATACCTCATACAGCAGCAGCTACTGCAGCGCAG ACGCACACAAGATCGAGTTCCCATCAACACACACCGGTTACGCCCAGGATATGATTATTCCCCGCCCATGCACATTCCTCAGCCAATGACACAACAGCCCAGATACTTGGCAGAGGGCACAGACTG GGATCTGAGTGTGGATGCTGGTTTGTCACATCAGTACTCGCTGCAGCAGATTCCACAGCCCTACCAGCACTACATCGCCTCTCCTAGAATGCACCACTTTCCACGGAATACTTCGTCTACGCAAGTG GTTGTCCATGAGGTAAGGAATTATCCATATCCCCAGCTGCACCTACTGGCTTTGCAGAGTTTAAGCCCCAGTCGACATGCTTCTGCTGTACGAGAGAGTTATGAG gagctGCTTCAGCTGGAGGATCGGTTGGGTAGTGTGAGCCGAGGAGCCATCCAGACCACCATTGAGAGGTTTACTTTCCCTCACAAGTACAAGAAG AGGAAGCCGTTGGAGATGAAGTTgtatgatgatgaggaggagtcTGACGTAGATGAGAAATGCACCATCTGTCTCTCCATGCTTGAGGATGGCGAGGATGTCAG ACGATTGCCCTGCATGCACCTCTTCCATCAGGTGTGTGTGGATCAGTGGTTGGCCACCAGCAGGAAGTGTCCCATATGCAGAGTGGACATCCAGACACAACTCACACCTGAGAGCTGA
- the LOC124398198 gene encoding beta-1,3-galactosyltransferase 9, with product MRVGVFRLQTHQWCFLFCNVVLFHALLFGGDIVEEFLLQSSPAAYTDHAVLELRERARKLDLSDTMPNSSQIYPINTKPCLHHQDLLFLTIVLSDPNNASQRESIRSTWANQTLVQNVAVRTLFFLSPSSLETARQVVCEESVRHGDIVQCEGPLSRDHWGQVKLALRWVLLFCPQARFVVLTEDSVFLNVPALGTYLLTLRTHPEDLYLGRVIHHTSPERNYNKPHYVSFHLYPDRSFPDYCSGPAFLMSQDVVRKVYVASKNVALALPSDVLIGLCARAAGVVATHSARFSGERHVRYNPCCYNFLFSSASVDAELMIMAWKDLGKGRGRHCSMFETYYSLVMCKAMTYLNNVNFFSGNNTKQ from the exons ATGCGG GTCGGTGTGTTCAGGTTGCAAACCCATCAGTGGTGTTTCCTGTTCTGTAATGTTGTGCTGTTCCACGCACTGTTGTTTGGTGGTGACATCGTGGAAGAGTTCCTGCTCCAGTCTTCTCCAGCCGCTTATACTGACCATGCTGTACTCGAGCTGCGCGAGCGTGCACGCAAACTGGATCTGAGTGATACCATGCCCAACTCCTCACAAATTTACCCGATTAACACCAAGCCCTGCCTTCATCACCAAGACCTCCTTTTTCTCACTATTGTGCTTAGTGACCCTAATAATGCCAGCCAAAGAGAGTCAATCAGAAGCACATGGGCCAATCAGACATTGGTGCAGAATGTGGCAGTACGGACACTGTTCTTTCTAAGCCCTTCCTCCTTAGAGACAGCGCGCCAGGTGGTGTGCGAAGAGTCTGTTCGACATGGTGACATTGTACAGTGTGAAGGGCCTTTGTCACGAGATCACTGGGGTCAGGTCAAACTAGCTCTGCGTTGGGTTCTGCTTTTCTGTCCTCAAGCTCGATTTGTTGTTTTGACAGAGGATTCAGTTTTCTTGAATGTTCCAGCACTTGGCACCTACTTACTTACTCTCCGTACACATCCTGAAGATCTGTATCTGGGCAGGGTCATTCATCACACCTCACCCGAAAGAAATTATAACAAACCACACTATGTCTCTTTCCACCTCTATCCAGACAGGTCTTTTCCCGATTACTGCTCTGGCCCTGCCTTCCTGATGTCACAGGACGTAGTGCGTAAAGTTTATGTCGCTTCTAAGAATGTAGCTTTGGCCCTCCCATCAGATGTCTTGATTGGTCTGTGTGCAAGAGCAGCTGGCGTTGTGGCTACTCATAGTGCACGCTTTTCTGGAGAACGACATGTGCGCTACAATCCCTGCTGCTATAACTTTCTGTTCAGCTCAGCCTCTGTGGATGCAGAGCTGATGATCATGGCCTGGAAGGATTTGGGAAAGGGAAGAGGGCGGCACTGCAGCATGTTCGAAACATATTATAGTTTAGTAATGTGCAAAGCCATGACTTATCTAAACAATGTTAACTTTTTTAGtggaaataatacaaaacaataa
- the rnf165a gene encoding E3 ubiquitin-protein ligase RNF165 isoform X3, which produces MHIPQPMTQQPRYLAEGTDWDLSVDAGLSHQYSLQQIPQPYQHYIASPRMHHFPRNTSSTQVVVHEVRNYPYPQLHLLALQSLSPSRHASAVRESYEELLQLEDRLGSVSRGAIQTTIERFTFPHKYKKRKPLEMKLYDDEEESDVDEKCTICLSMLEDGEDVRRLPCMHLFHQVCVDQWLATSRKCPICRVDIQTQLTPES; this is translated from the exons ATGCACATTCCTCAGCCAATGACACAACAGCCCAGATACTTGGCAGAGGGCACAGACTG GGATCTGAGTGTGGATGCTGGTTTGTCACATCAGTACTCGCTGCAGCAGATTCCACAGCCCTACCAGCACTACATCGCCTCTCCTAGAATGCACCACTTTCCACGGAATACTTCGTCTACGCAAGTG GTTGTCCATGAGGTAAGGAATTATCCATATCCCCAGCTGCACCTACTGGCTTTGCAGAGTTTAAGCCCCAGTCGACATGCTTCTGCTGTACGAGAGAGTTATGAG gagctGCTTCAGCTGGAGGATCGGTTGGGTAGTGTGAGCCGAGGAGCCATCCAGACCACCATTGAGAGGTTTACTTTCCCTCACAAGTACAAGAAG AGGAAGCCGTTGGAGATGAAGTTgtatgatgatgaggaggagtcTGACGTAGATGAGAAATGCACCATCTGTCTCTCCATGCTTGAGGATGGCGAGGATGTCAG ACGATTGCCCTGCATGCACCTCTTCCATCAGGTGTGTGTGGATCAGTGGTTGGCCACCAGCAGGAAGTGTCCCATATGCAGAGTGGACATCCAGACACAACTCACACCTGAGAGCTGA
- the rnf165a gene encoding E3 ubiquitin-protein ligase RNF165 isoform X2: protein MVLVHVGYLVLPVFGSVRSRGTHFSRNQHSHATSCRHFHLATPLSTEFPPTGLAAPQYQEVPPTFLPQALQQQYLIQQQLLQRRRTQDRVPINTHRLRPGYDYSPPMHIPQPMTQQPRYLAEGTDWDLSVDAGLSHQYSLQQIPQPYQHYIASPRMHHFPRNTSSTQVVVHEVRNYPYPQLHLLALQSLSPSRHASAELLQLEDRLGSVSRGAIQTTIERFTFPHKYKKRKPLEMKLYDDEEESDVDEKCTICLSMLEDGEDVRRLPCMHLFHQVCVDQWLATSRKCPICRVDIQTQLTPES from the exons ATGGTGTTAGTTCATGTCGGATATCTGGTTCTTCCCGTGTTTGGTTCAGTAAGAAGCAGAG GTACTCATTTCAGCAGGAACCAACACAGCCATGCTACGTCCTGCCGACATTTCCACCTGGCCACACCACTTTCTACTGAGTTCCCGCCAACTGGCCTTGCGGCCCCACAATACCAGGAAGTCCCACCCACTTTCCTACCTCAGGCCTTACAGCAGCAATACCTCATACAGCAGCAGCTACTGCAGCGCAG ACGCACACAAGATCGAGTTCCCATCAACACACACCGGTTACGCCCAGGATATGATTATTCCCCGCCCATGCACATTCCTCAGCCAATGACACAACAGCCCAGATACTTGGCAGAGGGCACAGACTG GGATCTGAGTGTGGATGCTGGTTTGTCACATCAGTACTCGCTGCAGCAGATTCCACAGCCCTACCAGCACTACATCGCCTCTCCTAGAATGCACCACTTTCCACGGAATACTTCGTCTACGCAAGTG GTTGTCCATGAGGTAAGGAATTATCCATATCCCCAGCTGCACCTACTGGCTTTGCAGAGTTTAAGCCCCAGTCGACATGCTTCTGCT gagctGCTTCAGCTGGAGGATCGGTTGGGTAGTGTGAGCCGAGGAGCCATCCAGACCACCATTGAGAGGTTTACTTTCCCTCACAAGTACAAGAAG AGGAAGCCGTTGGAGATGAAGTTgtatgatgatgaggaggagtcTGACGTAGATGAGAAATGCACCATCTGTCTCTCCATGCTTGAGGATGGCGAGGATGTCAG ACGATTGCCCTGCATGCACCTCTTCCATCAGGTGTGTGTGGATCAGTGGTTGGCCACCAGCAGGAAGTGTCCCATATGCAGAGTGGACATCCAGACACAACTCACACCTGAGAGCTGA